The Lactuca sativa cultivar Salinas chromosome 2, Lsat_Salinas_v11, whole genome shotgun sequence genome includes a window with the following:
- the LOC111894207 gene encoding protein disulfide-isomerase, whose translation MEFSRISSVLLLCVFVVLSSSISISSASEEEKEYVLTLDHSNFSEIVSKHNFIVVEFYAPWCGHCQQLAPEYEKAASALSSHDPAIVLAKIDANAEENKEFIEKFEIQGFPTIKILRNGGENVQDYKGPREADGIVTYLKKQVGPASYEIKTSEDVESLIDHKKIFIVGIFPKFSGEEYDNFMILAEKLRSDYDFGHTTNPELLPRGESSITKPTLRLLKPFDELFVDSKEFNVEAMEKFIEEASTPLVTLFDQSPEYAVFLTKYFESAEAKVMFLVDYNHDKIDNFKSLYHEVAGSYKGKGLHFLIGNVPDSQGVFQYFGVKEDQAPVLILQDTEGVNYVKPNVEVSQIVPWLKDYTEGKLKPFIKSEPIPEKNDEPVKVVVAKSLREMVLDSKKNVLLEIYAPWCGHCKKLAPILDEVAVSFEKDPSVVIAKLDGTQNDIPSDTFDVKGYPTLYFRSASGKFTSYDGNRTKEDIIDFIHKNIEPVSESLKDEL comes from the exons ATGGAGTTTTCTAGGATCTCTAGTGTTCTGTTGTTGTGTGTTTTTGTAGTTCTATCATCCTCTATCTCGATCTCTTCTGCTTCTGAGGAGGAGAAGGAATATGTACTGACTTTGGATCACTCGAATTTTTCGGAGATTGTGTCAAAACACAATTTCATCGTTGTTGAATTCTATGCTCCTTG GTGTGGCCACTGTCAGCAACTCGCTCCAGAG TATGAAAAAGCTGCATCTGCACTTTCAAGTCATGACCCTGcaattgttttggctaaaattgACGCCAATGCCGAAGAAAACAAAGAATTCATAGAGAAATTTGAGATACAAGGCTTCCCAACAATCAAGATCTTAAGAAATGGAGGAGAAAACGTTCAGGATTATAAAGGCCCTCGAGAAGCTGATGGCATCGTGACTTATTTGAAGAAGCAAGTTGGCCCTGCATCATATGAAATCAAAACTTCAGAAGATGTCGAAAGCCTTATTGATCACAAAAAGATCTTTATC GTAGGGATTTTCCCCAAATTTTCAGGGGAAGAATATGATAATTTCATGATTCTTGCTGAAAAGTTGCGATCCGACTATGATTTTGGCCATACTACAAATCCGGAGCTCCTTCCTCGTGGGGAATCATCGATTACAAAACCAACTCTTAGATTGCTAAAGCCTTTCGATGAACTTTTTGTTGATTCCAAG GAATTCAATGTCGAGGCTATGGAGAAGTTCATTGAAGAAGCTAGCACTCCTCTTGTGACTCTTTTTGACCAAAGCCCTGAATACGCAGTATTTTTAACAAAATACTTTGAAAGTGCAGAAGCAAAGGTGATGTTCTTGGTGGATTATAATCATGATAAAATCGATAATTTCAAGTCATTATATCATGAAGTTGCTGGATCATACAAAGGAAAAGGACTACATTTCCTCATCGGTAATGTTCCAGATAGTCAAGGTGTCTTCCAG TACTTCGGAGTTAAAGAAGATCAAGCGCCTGTCCTCATTCTACAAGACACCGAAGGTGTGAATTATGTCAAGCCAAATGTGGAAGTTTCTCAGATTGTTCCTTGGTTGAAGGACTACACA GAGGGAAAGCTAAAGCCGTTCATAAAATCTGAGCCAATTCCGGAAAAGAACGATGAGCCTGTGAAGGTGGTTGTTGCCAAGAGTCTTAGAGAAATGGTTTTGGACTCCAAAAAGAATG TTCTACTAGAGATCTATGCACCATGGTGTGGGCACTGTAAAAAACTTGCTCCAATCTTGGACGAAGTTGCGGTGTCATTTGAGAAGGATCCTAGTGTCGTGATTGCTAAATTg GATGGGACTCAAAACGACATTCCAAGCGATACATTTGATGTTAAAGGTTACCCGACTCTTTACTTTAGATCAGCAAGTGGTAAATTCACTTCATATGATGGGAATAGGACAAAGGAGGATATCATCGACTTCATTCACAAGAACATTGAACCGGTTTCTGAATCGCTTAAAGATGAGCTTTGA